One stretch of Saccharopolyspora erythraea DNA includes these proteins:
- the mhpD gene encoding 2-keto-4-pentenoate hydratase translates to MSAAATPAAVVKAADLLAEAAETGQACQPVRTLFADGDVEAAYSVQRLTVERALAAGRRLVGRKIGLTSPAVQRQLGVGQPDFGALFADMAVVKAGVVPSGRLLQPKVEAEVALVLGTDLPHPDCTAAELLRAAEFALPALEIVDSRIAGWDITIVDTVADNASSGLFVLGGTPVPLDRVDLRSVQMALSRNDQVVSEGSGADCLGSPLNAALWLASTLARMGDPLRAGDVVLTGALGPMAVATPGDAFDAHVSGLGSVQVRFAAEGEDL, encoded by the coding sequence GTGAGCGCCGCCGCCACCCCCGCGGCGGTGGTCAAGGCCGCCGACCTGCTGGCCGAGGCCGCCGAGACCGGCCAGGCGTGCCAGCCGGTGCGCACCCTGTTCGCCGACGGCGACGTCGAGGCCGCCTACTCGGTGCAACGGCTCACCGTCGAACGCGCCCTCGCGGCAGGGCGCAGGCTGGTCGGCCGCAAGATCGGGCTCACCTCCCCCGCCGTCCAGCGGCAGCTCGGGGTCGGACAGCCCGATTTCGGCGCCCTGTTCGCCGACATGGCCGTGGTCAAGGCAGGCGTGGTGCCCTCGGGACGCCTGCTGCAACCGAAGGTGGAAGCCGAGGTCGCCCTCGTCCTGGGCACCGACCTGCCGCACCCCGACTGCACCGCGGCGGAACTGCTGCGCGCCGCGGAGTTCGCGCTGCCCGCGCTGGAGATCGTGGACAGCCGCATCGCGGGCTGGGACATCACCATCGTCGACACCGTCGCGGACAACGCCTCGTCCGGGCTGTTCGTACTCGGCGGCACTCCGGTGCCGCTCGACCGGGTGGACCTGCGCTCGGTGCAGATGGCGTTGTCCCGCAACGATCAGGTCGTGTCGGAGGGCAGCGGGGCCGACTGCCTCGGCAGTCCTCTCAACGCGGCCCTGTGGCTGGCCTCGACGCTGGCCAGGATGGGCGACCCCCTGCGAGCCGGTGACGTCGTGCTGACCGGCGCGCTCGGACCGATGGCGGTGGCCACGCCGGGTGACGCCTTCGACGCCCACGTGTCCGGGCTGGGGTCGGTACAGGTGCGTTTCGCCGCGGAAGGAGAGGACCTGTGA
- a CDS encoding IclR family transcriptional regulator, which translates to MSRNSSTGNMLDKAVFILDSFRPSGGAYRLAELAARTGLTKTTTFRLAGELVRLGLLERSGDVYRLGGKLFELGSLVPRRQDLREAALPFLQDLFETTRQTVHLGIREGSEVVYVERIHGHDPLPLPSRIGGRLPLTCTGVGKALLAFSDAALAEELLALPLPKLTRFSVTDPERMRTAIEQAQVSGLAYEEQEAALGVSCIAAPVFDGAVAVAALSVAVPREQFRPAQLAPAVRTAALGLSRVLRTSG; encoded by the coding sequence ATGTCGCGGAACAGCTCCACCGGCAACATGCTCGACAAAGCGGTGTTCATCCTGGACTCCTTCCGTCCCTCGGGCGGTGCGTACCGTCTGGCGGAACTGGCGGCGCGTACTGGGTTGACCAAGACCACGACATTCCGGCTGGCGGGCGAGCTGGTGAGGCTGGGCCTGCTCGAACGCAGCGGGGACGTCTACCGCCTCGGCGGCAAGCTGTTCGAGCTCGGCTCGCTCGTCCCACGCCGCCAGGACCTGCGCGAAGCCGCGCTGCCGTTCCTCCAGGACCTCTTCGAGACCACGAGGCAGACGGTCCACCTGGGCATCCGGGAGGGAAGCGAGGTCGTCTACGTCGAACGCATCCACGGCCACGACCCGTTGCCGCTGCCCTCCCGCATCGGTGGTCGCCTCCCGCTCACCTGCACCGGCGTGGGCAAGGCCCTGCTGGCCTTCTCCGACGCCGCGCTCGCCGAGGAGCTGCTGGCGCTACCGCTGCCGAAGCTGACCCGGTTCTCGGTCACCGACCCGGAGCGGATGCGCACGGCGATCGAACAGGCGCAGGTCTCCGGGCTGGCCTACGAGGAACAGGAGGCGGCGCTGGGCGTGAGCTGCATCGCGGCCCCGGTGTTCGACGGCGCCGTGGCGGTCGCCGCGCTGTCGGTCGCCGTGCCCCGGGAGCAGTTCCGGCCGGCACAGCTGGCCCCCGCCGTGCGGACCGCGGCCCTGGGGCTGTCGCGAGTTCTTCGCACCAGTGGCTGA
- a CDS encoding MFS transporter has protein sequence MTGTSRDTREVRKAAIASLVGSALEWYDFFLYGTAAALVFNTLFFPTFDPLVGTIAAFGTNAVGFLARPLGGVIFGHFGDRLGRKSMLVITLVIMGIATFLIGVLPTYGDIGVWAAVLLVALRIVQGIAVGGEWGGGVLIVSEHAPDHRRGFYSAWSQTGVGLGFVLSASAYALVSAATTEASFFAWGWRIPFLVGIVLTAVGLLIRLRIMETPAFQQADRAPEKARLPVLEAVRAHPRSVLITFGARIAENGASYVFLTFSLSYASEIGLDRDVVLAAVVVGMLCESFVMPMFGALSDRIGRRPVYLGGAIGLVLWAFPFFAMFDSRDPVLVFAAVFVAVVFCHGAMIGPQPALFSELFDARVRYSGVAIGHELASMVAGGFSPVIATALLAWTGASWPVALLLVGMGVVTAVAVVAAPETRAKDIRAVPSADAGEGVAAAPSRQS, from the coding sequence ATGACAGGGACGAGCCGGGACACCCGCGAGGTGCGCAAGGCGGCGATCGCGAGCCTGGTCGGCAGTGCGCTGGAGTGGTACGACTTCTTCCTCTACGGCACGGCCGCGGCACTCGTGTTCAACACGTTGTTCTTCCCCACGTTCGATCCGCTGGTGGGCACGATCGCCGCCTTCGGCACCAACGCCGTGGGTTTCCTCGCCCGGCCGTTGGGCGGTGTCATCTTCGGACACTTCGGTGACCGGCTCGGGCGCAAGTCGATGCTGGTGATCACGTTGGTGATCATGGGTATCGCGACGTTCCTCATCGGGGTGCTGCCCACCTACGGCGACATCGGGGTGTGGGCGGCGGTGCTGCTGGTGGCGCTGCGGATCGTGCAGGGCATCGCGGTCGGCGGCGAGTGGGGCGGCGGCGTGCTGATCGTGAGCGAACACGCGCCGGACCACCGCCGCGGCTTCTACTCGGCCTGGAGCCAGACCGGTGTGGGGCTCGGGTTCGTGCTCTCGGCATCGGCATACGCCCTGGTCTCGGCCGCGACCACGGAGGCGTCCTTCTTCGCGTGGGGCTGGCGGATCCCCTTCCTCGTCGGCATCGTGCTCACCGCCGTCGGACTGCTGATCCGGCTCCGGATCATGGAGACACCGGCGTTCCAGCAGGCGGACCGTGCTCCGGAGAAGGCCCGGCTGCCGGTTCTCGAAGCGGTCCGCGCGCATCCCAGGTCGGTGCTGATCACCTTCGGGGCACGCATCGCCGAGAACGGTGCGTCCTACGTGTTCCTCACCTTCAGCCTCTCCTACGCGTCCGAGATCGGCCTGGACCGGGATGTCGTGCTGGCCGCGGTCGTGGTGGGCATGTTGTGCGAGTCGTTCGTGATGCCGATGTTCGGGGCGCTCTCCGACCGGATCGGGCGCCGCCCGGTCTACCTGGGAGGAGCGATCGGGTTGGTGTTGTGGGCGTTCCCGTTCTTCGCGATGTTCGACTCGCGCGACCCGGTGCTGGTCTTCGCCGCTGTGTTCGTGGCGGTGGTCTTCTGCCACGGAGCCATGATCGGGCCCCAGCCCGCGTTGTTCTCCGAGCTCTTCGACGCCAGGGTGCGCTACAGCGGTGTCGCCATCGGGCACGAGCTGGCCTCGATGGTCGCCGGCGGGTTCTCGCCGGTCATCGCCACCGCCCTGCTCGCGTGGACCGGTGCTTCCTGGCCGGTGGCACTGCTGCTGGTCGGGATGGGTGTCGTCACGGCCGTCGCGGTGGTCGCCGCCCCGGAAACCAGGGCGAAGGACATCAGGGCGGTACCGTCGGCGGACGCGGGCGAGGGAGTCGCGGCGGCCCCTTCCAGGCAGTCCTGA
- a CDS encoding TetR family transcriptional regulator encodes MSKAGSVASRESSRSKRKVILDAAIDHFGAVGFEHTKWATVADQVGIGQTALYHYFESKSHCLLTIMRMQLDSSLVGFREATSVVADPTRALKAAIASAYEATEREALQRRILHNHMDLLSTPRQSKREEAERQACRELVRDIEAEWAELVQRGIDKGVFLERDPVITARLVLGLVVSVWRWYRSDGSTSLEEITEVITDSCLRMVRVRAPRSTRKS; translated from the coding sequence ATGTCGAAGGCAGGGTCAGTGGCGAGCCGGGAGAGTTCGCGGTCGAAGCGCAAGGTCATCCTCGACGCGGCGATCGACCACTTCGGCGCGGTGGGTTTCGAGCACACGAAGTGGGCGACCGTCGCCGACCAGGTCGGAATCGGGCAGACCGCGCTGTACCACTACTTCGAGTCGAAGTCGCACTGCCTGCTCACGATCATGCGCATGCAGCTCGACAGCAGCCTCGTGGGATTCCGCGAGGCCACCTCCGTTGTCGCCGACCCCACCCGGGCTCTCAAGGCCGCGATCGCCTCGGCCTACGAGGCCACCGAGCGCGAGGCGTTGCAGCGGCGGATCCTGCACAACCACATGGACCTGTTGTCCACGCCGCGCCAGTCCAAGCGCGAGGAGGCCGAGCGGCAGGCGTGCCGCGAGCTCGTGCGCGACATCGAGGCGGAATGGGCGGAGCTGGTCCAGCGCGGGATCGACAAGGGCGTCTTCCTCGAACGCGACCCGGTCATCACCGCACGGCTCGTGCTCGGACTGGTGGTGAGCGTGTGGCGGTGGTACCGGTCCGACGGCTCGACGAGCCTGGAGGAGATCACCGAGGTGATCACCGACTCCTGCTTGCGGATGGTGCGGGTGCGGGCGCCCAGGAGCACCAGGAAGAGCTGA